Proteins from one Clupea harengus chromosome 17, Ch_v2.0.2, whole genome shotgun sequence genomic window:
- the si:ch211-161h7.4 gene encoding nucleolar protein dao-5 isoform X1 has translation MENRTSDLIKGRNKLRYFTNDEGTAVSQIKEVFSVRDIDEFFDGISQTKLDSGFLSPLPKSTPGAGAEEEDAPQEAERVALPADDKTIGENGLTDKESSFKDSVPLKTSSPIAVAPSIHEAGDEEKPLGSPLLLADDNEDPIEGNMDHKEDLVRESSFVESSLTPPKRFTLGVRTQQRDKSPVFTVLARRNHERPEQKNVPVASESHTLIGAQMDGESLMQTSVSTQTAQSVVKAIKESDSSLKSSSATDEQSFQKKLREFMAPKVTERARLPVPVRAPSPQELDDDDFLFLEDDAPLLFSLKRKTQSQRQTSKKAETETRTTTGDGASSENELGTGGNTASTSEPPPKGPATHKKRGKQGKPTDAGEGASTEAHEVGGNTDGVAPAEPPPAAPSTQKKRGKQGQQTEKGASGDAPGVGRDPAEAAPPEPPLKAPAAQKKRGKQGKPTDAGEGASAEAHEVGGNTDGVAPAEPPPAAPSTQKKRGKQKERAATESLTAEKPDGRMGSTGLKRCPVTPGSKPLAPAPADNAVQQKARQKGPSKHKPFLSTNKKKKKIHSRLSEWYSVTSSPDREHKSNVQMSKAASITASPESTGQATDAAPSQASPKAKSRQKEKESKRAKLVQPEESEAGGASPAQQDSPQGGGDSDATGETEAGQQELSLDLSGSSALGKRKRSKPGSWWALNPDKENDNDALASSPLKRQKKSKREDGKKPKKMGKEVESREEDSSSVIEEGRNQAGLPQQQMDKKAVSKSRQKRVKGDSRPNQRKPQTDKDRRRRPQEEATSAPPNQLEEEEEERMAVAAAGADSEQTGSELQVNMSSEAPAEPAQTSSDDEVVSRPDVPQPRGRTRRGPSNWWEGQQLQPQPAEDIIPSPSPPRSFPEPRPRVATPGMPVGALHQRAGKLASGSQKPCNHLKKNPVRRQAGTPKTRKGSLTAFGAIYTSGKTAVRNTATRKVRKNLLNSLEDSSSRSMDGSSYDRLNGDHVNQEACDRVSNSVVLEAVVQLKSGDLVPASDWPSQNLSAPGLKSGPSSMVELRSFEEEEDQIAALPSTLRVPMALSEGDICGPLLRPLTLVPDDWQNLTYWLRQVWRTSVKYAGQVVTADHFHWYTHEGRALGHKFDLQCTTYANGKLLLGSYMRKPAQVDQHTTTVFNVYTSSVRVQIKDLRSDYNPGQAFVVPRGQSYSIRNLTPVPAILWYHRMFADLTEDS, from the exons ATGGAAAACAGAACTTCAGACTTG ATCAAAGGCAGGAACAAACTGAGATACTTCACAAACGATGAAGG GACGGCGGTATCACAGATAAAGGAGGTGTTTTCAGTCCGTGACATCGATGAGTTCTTTG ACGGTATATCTCAAACTAAGCTGGACAGTGGGTTTCTGTCTCCGTTACCCAAGAGCACACCAGGTGCaggagcagaagaggaagaTGCACCA CAGGAAGCAGAACGTGTTGCCCTTCCAGCAGATGACAAAACCATAGGAGAAAATGGGTTAACAGATAAAG AGAGTTCTTTTAAAGATAGCGTCCCATTGAAGACGTCCAGCCCCATTGCTGTGGCTCCAAGTATCCATGAAGCTGGAGATGAAGAAAAGCCTTTGGGATCGCCGCTGCTCCTCGCCGATGACAATGAGGATCCCATTGAAGGCAACATGGACCACAAAGAGGACCTAGTCAGGGAGTCTTCATTTGT TGAGTCCTCACTGACCCCACCAAAGAGATTTACTTTGGGTGTTCGCACACAGCAAAGAGACAAGTCCCCAGTGTTCAC CGTACTGGCAAGAAGAAACCATGAACGTCCTGAGCAGAAGAATGTGCCTGTTGCATCAGAGAGCCACACTCTGATAGGGGCTCAAAT gGATGGGGAGTCTTTGATGCAAACTTCAGTTTCAACACAGACTGCACAGTCTGTGGTTAAGGCCATTAAGGAGTCGGACTCCAGCCTGAAGTCCTCCAGCGCGACTGATGAACAATCTTTCCAGAAGAAACTCAGAGAGTTCATGGCCCCGAAGGTCACAGAGAG GGCCAGGCTCCCGGTGCCCGTCAGAGCCCCCTCTCCGCAGGAGCTGGACGACGACGACTTCCTCTTCCTGGAAGATGATGCTCCACTGCTCTTCAGCCTCAAGCGGAAGACCCAGAGCCAGAGGCAGACGAGCAAGAAGGCCGAGACCGAAACCAGGACTACCACTGGAGATGGAGCGTCATCAGAGAATGAGCTTGGGACAGGGGGTAACACGGCTTCTACCTCAGAACCCCCACCCAAAGGCCCTGCCACCCACAAGAAGAGAGGCAAGCAGGGCAAACCGACTGATGCTGGAGAGGGAGCTTCCACGGAGGCCCATGAGGTAGGGGGTAACACAGATGGGGTGGCCCCCGCAGAGCCTCCACCAGCGGCTCCATCCACTCAGAAGAAGAGAGGCAAGCAGGGACAACAGACTGAAAAAGGGGCTTCTGGGGATGCCCCTGGGGTAGGGAGAGATCCAGCAGAAGCCGCTCCTCCCGAGCCTCCACTGAAGGCCCCAGCCGCTCAGAAGAAGAGAGGCAAGCAGGGCAAACCGACTGATGCTGGAGAGGGAGCTTCCGCGGAGGCCCATGAGGTAGGGGGTAACACAGATGGGGTGGCCCCCGCAGAGCCTCCACCAGCGGCTCCATCCACTCAGAAGAAGAGAGGCAAGCAGAAGGAAAGAGCTGCTACAGAGTCTCTCACAGCAGAGAAGCCTGATGGACGAATGGGCTCCACAGGGCTTAAGAGATGTCCAGTGACCCCTGGGTCCAAGCCCctggctcctgctcctgctgatAATGCAG ttcaaCAGAAAGCCAGACAGAAGGGGCCATCAAAGCATAAACCTTTCCTgagtacaaacaaaaaaaagaaaaaaattcacAGCCGTTTATCAGAGTGGTATTCGGTCACCAGCTCACCAGACCGTGAGCACAAATCAAACGTCCAAATGAGCAAAGCTGCGTCCATCACCGCAAGCCCTGAAAGCACTGGACAAGCTACTGATGCTGCTCCGTCGCAGGCGAGCCCGAAGGCAAAaagcagacagaaggagaaggaaagcaAGAGAGCAAAACTGGTGCAGCCAGAAGAGAGTGAAGCGGGAGGTGCTAGCCCGGCTCAACAAGACTCCCCTCAAGGAGGAGGAGATTCAGATGCCACTG gtGAGACTGAAGCTGGGCAGCAGGAGCTTTCGCTTGACCTCTCAGGGTCCTCTGCTCTGGGCAAACGCAAAAGGAGCAAGCCTGGAAGCTGGTGGGCTCTCAACCCAGACAAGGAGAATGACAACGATGCACTCGCCAGCAGTCCTctgaagagacagaagaaaagCAAAAGGGAAGACGGGAAGAAGCCGAAGAAAATGGGAAAGGAGGTGGAATCCCGTGAGGAAGACTCCTCCAGTGTTATCGAGGAGGGCAGAAACCAAGCCGGGTTGCCGCAACAGCAAATGGACAAAAAGGCTGTTTCAAAATCTAGACAGAAAAGGGTCAAAGGTGACAGTCGACCAAACCAGAGGAAGCCCCAGACTGATAAAGACAGACGCAGGAGGCCACAGGAGGAGGCTACTTCTGCTCCACCCAATCagctggaagaggaagaggaggagaggatggcagTGGCGGCAGCAGGAGCAGACTCTGAACAGACCGGGTCAGAGCTACAGGTCAACATGTCATCAG AGGCACCTGCCGAGCCAGCACAGACCTCAAGTGATGACGAGGTGGTTAGCCGACCTGACGTCCCCCAGCCAAGGGGTAGAACACGGAGAGGCCCCAGTAACTGGTGGGAAGGCCAGCAGCTGCAGCCTCAGCCAGCTGAGGACATCATCCCGTCCCCTTCCCCACCACGCTCATTCCCAGAGCCCAGGCCACGAGTCGCGACCCCCGGCATGCCAGTGGGAGCACTCCACCAGAGGGCCGGGAAACTTGCCAGTGGCTCTCAGAAACCCTGCAACCATCTCAAGAAGAACCCTGTGAGGAGACAGGCAGGCACTCCAAAAACTCGCAAAGGCTCCTTGACTGCCTTTGGTGCCATATACACGTCGGGCAAAACTGCCGTCAGGAATACGGCCACTCGTAAGGTGCGTAAGAACTTGTTGAACTCCCTGGAGGACAGTAGCAGCAGGTCCATGGATGGCAGCAGTTACGATCGGCTGAACGGTGACCACGTAAACCAGGAAGCCTGTGACCGAGTTTCGAATTCCGTTGTCCTGGAGGCAGTCGTGCAACTGAAGAGTGGAGACCTGGTTCCTGCTTCAGACTGGCCCTCACAAAATCTAAG TGCTCCTGGTTTAAAAAGCGGACCTTCCTCAATGGTTGAACTTAGAAGctttgaggaggaagaggaccaAA TTGCAGCCTTGCCGTCAACCTTACGGGTCCCGATGGCTCTGTCAGAAGGAGACATCTGCGGGCCGTTGCTTCGACCTTTGACCCTGGTGCCCGATGACTGGCAGAACCTCACCTACTGGCTCAGACAAGTGTGGCGGACCAGTGTGAAAT ACGCTGGTCAGGTCGTCACTGCAGACCACTTCCACTGGTACACCCACGAGGGCAGAGCCCTCGGCCACAAGTTTGACCTGCAGTGCACAACGTATGCCAACGGCAAGCTGCTCCTGGGCTCGTACATGAGGAAGCCAGCGCAAGTGGACCAGCACACGACAACA GTTTTTAATGTATATACAAGTTCTGTGCGTGTTCAAATCAAGGATCTCAGATCTGACTACAACCCTGGCCAAGCATTCGTGGTCCCTCGGG GACAGTCATACAGCATTCGCAATCTGACTCCAGTGCCAGCGATTCTGTGGTATCATCGGATGTTTGCAGATCTAACAGAGGACTCCTAA
- the si:ch211-161h7.4 gene encoding nucleolar protein dao-5 isoform X2: MENRTSDLIKGRNKLRYFTNDEGTAVSQIKEVFSVRDIDEFFDGISQTKLDSGFLSPLPKSTPGAGAEEEDAPEAERVALPADDKTIGENGLTDKESSFKDSVPLKTSSPIAVAPSIHEAGDEEKPLGSPLLLADDNEDPIEGNMDHKEDLVRESSFVESSLTPPKRFTLGVRTQQRDKSPVFTVLARRNHERPEQKNVPVASESHTLIGAQMDGESLMQTSVSTQTAQSVVKAIKESDSSLKSSSATDEQSFQKKLREFMAPKVTERARLPVPVRAPSPQELDDDDFLFLEDDAPLLFSLKRKTQSQRQTSKKAETETRTTTGDGASSENELGTGGNTASTSEPPPKGPATHKKRGKQGKPTDAGEGASTEAHEVGGNTDGVAPAEPPPAAPSTQKKRGKQGQQTEKGASGDAPGVGRDPAEAAPPEPPLKAPAAQKKRGKQGKPTDAGEGASAEAHEVGGNTDGVAPAEPPPAAPSTQKKRGKQKERAATESLTAEKPDGRMGSTGLKRCPVTPGSKPLAPAPADNAVQQKARQKGPSKHKPFLSTNKKKKKIHSRLSEWYSVTSSPDREHKSNVQMSKAASITASPESTGQATDAAPSQASPKAKSRQKEKESKRAKLVQPEESEAGGASPAQQDSPQGGGDSDATGETEAGQQELSLDLSGSSALGKRKRSKPGSWWALNPDKENDNDALASSPLKRQKKSKREDGKKPKKMGKEVESREEDSSSVIEEGRNQAGLPQQQMDKKAVSKSRQKRVKGDSRPNQRKPQTDKDRRRRPQEEATSAPPNQLEEEEEERMAVAAAGADSEQTGSELQVNMSSEAPAEPAQTSSDDEVVSRPDVPQPRGRTRRGPSNWWEGQQLQPQPAEDIIPSPSPPRSFPEPRPRVATPGMPVGALHQRAGKLASGSQKPCNHLKKNPVRRQAGTPKTRKGSLTAFGAIYTSGKTAVRNTATRKVRKNLLNSLEDSSSRSMDGSSYDRLNGDHVNQEACDRVSNSVVLEAVVQLKSGDLVPASDWPSQNLSAPGLKSGPSSMVELRSFEEEEDQIAALPSTLRVPMALSEGDICGPLLRPLTLVPDDWQNLTYWLRQVWRTSVKYAGQVVTADHFHWYTHEGRALGHKFDLQCTTYANGKLLLGSYMRKPAQVDQHTTTVFNVYTSSVRVQIKDLRSDYNPGQAFVVPRGQSYSIRNLTPVPAILWYHRMFADLTEDS, encoded by the exons ATGGAAAACAGAACTTCAGACTTG ATCAAAGGCAGGAACAAACTGAGATACTTCACAAACGATGAAGG GACGGCGGTATCACAGATAAAGGAGGTGTTTTCAGTCCGTGACATCGATGAGTTCTTTG ACGGTATATCTCAAACTAAGCTGGACAGTGGGTTTCTGTCTCCGTTACCCAAGAGCACACCAGGTGCaggagcagaagaggaagaTGCACCA GAAGCAGAACGTGTTGCCCTTCCAGCAGATGACAAAACCATAGGAGAAAATGGGTTAACAGATAAAG AGAGTTCTTTTAAAGATAGCGTCCCATTGAAGACGTCCAGCCCCATTGCTGTGGCTCCAAGTATCCATGAAGCTGGAGATGAAGAAAAGCCTTTGGGATCGCCGCTGCTCCTCGCCGATGACAATGAGGATCCCATTGAAGGCAACATGGACCACAAAGAGGACCTAGTCAGGGAGTCTTCATTTGT TGAGTCCTCACTGACCCCACCAAAGAGATTTACTTTGGGTGTTCGCACACAGCAAAGAGACAAGTCCCCAGTGTTCAC CGTACTGGCAAGAAGAAACCATGAACGTCCTGAGCAGAAGAATGTGCCTGTTGCATCAGAGAGCCACACTCTGATAGGGGCTCAAAT gGATGGGGAGTCTTTGATGCAAACTTCAGTTTCAACACAGACTGCACAGTCTGTGGTTAAGGCCATTAAGGAGTCGGACTCCAGCCTGAAGTCCTCCAGCGCGACTGATGAACAATCTTTCCAGAAGAAACTCAGAGAGTTCATGGCCCCGAAGGTCACAGAGAG GGCCAGGCTCCCGGTGCCCGTCAGAGCCCCCTCTCCGCAGGAGCTGGACGACGACGACTTCCTCTTCCTGGAAGATGATGCTCCACTGCTCTTCAGCCTCAAGCGGAAGACCCAGAGCCAGAGGCAGACGAGCAAGAAGGCCGAGACCGAAACCAGGACTACCACTGGAGATGGAGCGTCATCAGAGAATGAGCTTGGGACAGGGGGTAACACGGCTTCTACCTCAGAACCCCCACCCAAAGGCCCTGCCACCCACAAGAAGAGAGGCAAGCAGGGCAAACCGACTGATGCTGGAGAGGGAGCTTCCACGGAGGCCCATGAGGTAGGGGGTAACACAGATGGGGTGGCCCCCGCAGAGCCTCCACCAGCGGCTCCATCCACTCAGAAGAAGAGAGGCAAGCAGGGACAACAGACTGAAAAAGGGGCTTCTGGGGATGCCCCTGGGGTAGGGAGAGATCCAGCAGAAGCCGCTCCTCCCGAGCCTCCACTGAAGGCCCCAGCCGCTCAGAAGAAGAGAGGCAAGCAGGGCAAACCGACTGATGCTGGAGAGGGAGCTTCCGCGGAGGCCCATGAGGTAGGGGGTAACACAGATGGGGTGGCCCCCGCAGAGCCTCCACCAGCGGCTCCATCCACTCAGAAGAAGAGAGGCAAGCAGAAGGAAAGAGCTGCTACAGAGTCTCTCACAGCAGAGAAGCCTGATGGACGAATGGGCTCCACAGGGCTTAAGAGATGTCCAGTGACCCCTGGGTCCAAGCCCctggctcctgctcctgctgatAATGCAG ttcaaCAGAAAGCCAGACAGAAGGGGCCATCAAAGCATAAACCTTTCCTgagtacaaacaaaaaaaagaaaaaaattcacAGCCGTTTATCAGAGTGGTATTCGGTCACCAGCTCACCAGACCGTGAGCACAAATCAAACGTCCAAATGAGCAAAGCTGCGTCCATCACCGCAAGCCCTGAAAGCACTGGACAAGCTACTGATGCTGCTCCGTCGCAGGCGAGCCCGAAGGCAAAaagcagacagaaggagaaggaaagcaAGAGAGCAAAACTGGTGCAGCCAGAAGAGAGTGAAGCGGGAGGTGCTAGCCCGGCTCAACAAGACTCCCCTCAAGGAGGAGGAGATTCAGATGCCACTG gtGAGACTGAAGCTGGGCAGCAGGAGCTTTCGCTTGACCTCTCAGGGTCCTCTGCTCTGGGCAAACGCAAAAGGAGCAAGCCTGGAAGCTGGTGGGCTCTCAACCCAGACAAGGAGAATGACAACGATGCACTCGCCAGCAGTCCTctgaagagacagaagaaaagCAAAAGGGAAGACGGGAAGAAGCCGAAGAAAATGGGAAAGGAGGTGGAATCCCGTGAGGAAGACTCCTCCAGTGTTATCGAGGAGGGCAGAAACCAAGCCGGGTTGCCGCAACAGCAAATGGACAAAAAGGCTGTTTCAAAATCTAGACAGAAAAGGGTCAAAGGTGACAGTCGACCAAACCAGAGGAAGCCCCAGACTGATAAAGACAGACGCAGGAGGCCACAGGAGGAGGCTACTTCTGCTCCACCCAATCagctggaagaggaagaggaggagaggatggcagTGGCGGCAGCAGGAGCAGACTCTGAACAGACCGGGTCAGAGCTACAGGTCAACATGTCATCAG AGGCACCTGCCGAGCCAGCACAGACCTCAAGTGATGACGAGGTGGTTAGCCGACCTGACGTCCCCCAGCCAAGGGGTAGAACACGGAGAGGCCCCAGTAACTGGTGGGAAGGCCAGCAGCTGCAGCCTCAGCCAGCTGAGGACATCATCCCGTCCCCTTCCCCACCACGCTCATTCCCAGAGCCCAGGCCACGAGTCGCGACCCCCGGCATGCCAGTGGGAGCACTCCACCAGAGGGCCGGGAAACTTGCCAGTGGCTCTCAGAAACCCTGCAACCATCTCAAGAAGAACCCTGTGAGGAGACAGGCAGGCACTCCAAAAACTCGCAAAGGCTCCTTGACTGCCTTTGGTGCCATATACACGTCGGGCAAAACTGCCGTCAGGAATACGGCCACTCGTAAGGTGCGTAAGAACTTGTTGAACTCCCTGGAGGACAGTAGCAGCAGGTCCATGGATGGCAGCAGTTACGATCGGCTGAACGGTGACCACGTAAACCAGGAAGCCTGTGACCGAGTTTCGAATTCCGTTGTCCTGGAGGCAGTCGTGCAACTGAAGAGTGGAGACCTGGTTCCTGCTTCAGACTGGCCCTCACAAAATCTAAG TGCTCCTGGTTTAAAAAGCGGACCTTCCTCAATGGTTGAACTTAGAAGctttgaggaggaagaggaccaAA TTGCAGCCTTGCCGTCAACCTTACGGGTCCCGATGGCTCTGTCAGAAGGAGACATCTGCGGGCCGTTGCTTCGACCTTTGACCCTGGTGCCCGATGACTGGCAGAACCTCACCTACTGGCTCAGACAAGTGTGGCGGACCAGTGTGAAAT ACGCTGGTCAGGTCGTCACTGCAGACCACTTCCACTGGTACACCCACGAGGGCAGAGCCCTCGGCCACAAGTTTGACCTGCAGTGCACAACGTATGCCAACGGCAAGCTGCTCCTGGGCTCGTACATGAGGAAGCCAGCGCAAGTGGACCAGCACACGACAACA GTTTTTAATGTATATACAAGTTCTGTGCGTGTTCAAATCAAGGATCTCAGATCTGACTACAACCCTGGCCAAGCATTCGTGGTCCCTCGGG GACAGTCATACAGCATTCGCAATCTGACTCCAGTGCCAGCGATTCTGTGGTATCATCGGATGTTTGCAGATCTAACAGAGGACTCCTAA
- the si:ch211-161h7.4 gene encoding AF4/FMR2 family member 1 isoform X3, which translates to MENRTSDLIKGRNKLRYFTNDEGTAVSQIKEVFSVRDIDEFFDGISQTKLDSGFLSPLPKSTPGAGAEEEDAPQEAERVALPADDKTIGENGLTDKESSFKDSVPLKTSSPIAVAPSIHEAGDEEKPLGSPLLLADDNEDPIEGNMDHKEDLVRESSFVESSLTPPKRFTLGVRTQQRDKSPVFTVLARRNHERPEQKNVPVASESHTLIGAQMDGESLMQTSVSTQTAQSVVKAIKESDSSLKSSSATDEQSFQKKLREFMAPKVTERARLPVPVRAPSPQELDDDDFLFLEDDAPLLFSLKRKTQSQRQTSKKAETETRTTTGDGASSENELGTGGNTASTSEPPPKGPATHKKRGKQGKPTDAGEGASTEAHEVGGNTDGVAPAEPPPAAPSTQKKRGKQKERAATESLTAEKPDGRMGSTGLKRCPVTPGSKPLAPAPADNAVQQKARQKGPSKHKPFLSTNKKKKKIHSRLSEWYSVTSSPDREHKSNVQMSKAASITASPESTGQATDAAPSQASPKAKSRQKEKESKRAKLVQPEESEAGGASPAQQDSPQGGGDSDATGETEAGQQELSLDLSGSSALGKRKRSKPGSWWALNPDKENDNDALASSPLKRQKKSKREDGKKPKKMGKEVESREEDSSSVIEEGRNQAGLPQQQMDKKAVSKSRQKRVKGDSRPNQRKPQTDKDRRRRPQEEATSAPPNQLEEEEEERMAVAAAGADSEQTGSELQVNMSSEAPAEPAQTSSDDEVVSRPDVPQPRGRTRRGPSNWWEGQQLQPQPAEDIIPSPSPPRSFPEPRPRVATPGMPVGALHQRAGKLASGSQKPCNHLKKNPVRRQAGTPKTRKGSLTAFGAIYTSGKTAVRNTATRKVRKNLLNSLEDSSSRSMDGSSYDRLNGDHVNQEACDRVSNSVVLEAVVQLKSGDLVPASDWPSQNLSAPGLKSGPSSMVELRSFEEEEDQIAALPSTLRVPMALSEGDICGPLLRPLTLVPDDWQNLTYWLRQVWRTSVKYAGQVVTADHFHWYTHEGRALGHKFDLQCTTYANGKLLLGSYMRKPAQVDQHTTTVFNVYTSSVRVQIKDLRSDYNPGQAFVVPRGQSYSIRNLTPVPAILWYHRMFADLTEDS; encoded by the exons ATGGAAAACAGAACTTCAGACTTG ATCAAAGGCAGGAACAAACTGAGATACTTCACAAACGATGAAGG GACGGCGGTATCACAGATAAAGGAGGTGTTTTCAGTCCGTGACATCGATGAGTTCTTTG ACGGTATATCTCAAACTAAGCTGGACAGTGGGTTTCTGTCTCCGTTACCCAAGAGCACACCAGGTGCaggagcagaagaggaagaTGCACCA CAGGAAGCAGAACGTGTTGCCCTTCCAGCAGATGACAAAACCATAGGAGAAAATGGGTTAACAGATAAAG AGAGTTCTTTTAAAGATAGCGTCCCATTGAAGACGTCCAGCCCCATTGCTGTGGCTCCAAGTATCCATGAAGCTGGAGATGAAGAAAAGCCTTTGGGATCGCCGCTGCTCCTCGCCGATGACAATGAGGATCCCATTGAAGGCAACATGGACCACAAAGAGGACCTAGTCAGGGAGTCTTCATTTGT TGAGTCCTCACTGACCCCACCAAAGAGATTTACTTTGGGTGTTCGCACACAGCAAAGAGACAAGTCCCCAGTGTTCAC CGTACTGGCAAGAAGAAACCATGAACGTCCTGAGCAGAAGAATGTGCCTGTTGCATCAGAGAGCCACACTCTGATAGGGGCTCAAAT gGATGGGGAGTCTTTGATGCAAACTTCAGTTTCAACACAGACTGCACAGTCTGTGGTTAAGGCCATTAAGGAGTCGGACTCCAGCCTGAAGTCCTCCAGCGCGACTGATGAACAATCTTTCCAGAAGAAACTCAGAGAGTTCATGGCCCCGAAGGTCACAGAGAG GGCCAGGCTCCCGGTGCCCGTCAGAGCCCCCTCTCCGCAGGAGCTGGACGACGACGACTTCCTCTTCCTGGAAGATGATGCTCCACTGCTCTTCAGCCTCAAGCGGAAGACCCAGAGCCAGAGGCAGACGAGCAAGAAGGCCGAGACCGAAACCAGGACTACCACTGGAGATGGAGCGTCATCAGAGAATGAGCTTGGGACAGGGGGTAACACGGCTTCTACCTCAGAACCCCCACCCAAAGGCCCTGCCACCCACAAGAAGAGAGGCAAGCAGGGCAAACCGACTGATGCTGGAGAGGGAGCTTCCACGGAGGCCCATGAGGTAGGGGGTAACACAGATGGGGTGGCCCCCGCAGAGCCTCCACCAGCGGCTCCATCCACTCAGAAGAAGAGAG GCAAGCAGAAGGAAAGAGCTGCTACAGAGTCTCTCACAGCAGAGAAGCCTGATGGACGAATGGGCTCCACAGGGCTTAAGAGATGTCCAGTGACCCCTGGGTCCAAGCCCctggctcctgctcctgctgatAATGCAG ttcaaCAGAAAGCCAGACAGAAGGGGCCATCAAAGCATAAACCTTTCCTgagtacaaacaaaaaaaagaaaaaaattcacAGCCGTTTATCAGAGTGGTATTCGGTCACCAGCTCACCAGACCGTGAGCACAAATCAAACGTCCAAATGAGCAAAGCTGCGTCCATCACCGCAAGCCCTGAAAGCACTGGACAAGCTACTGATGCTGCTCCGTCGCAGGCGAGCCCGAAGGCAAAaagcagacagaaggagaaggaaagcaAGAGAGCAAAACTGGTGCAGCCAGAAGAGAGTGAAGCGGGAGGTGCTAGCCCGGCTCAACAAGACTCCCCTCAAGGAGGAGGAGATTCAGATGCCACTG gtGAGACTGAAGCTGGGCAGCAGGAGCTTTCGCTTGACCTCTCAGGGTCCTCTGCTCTGGGCAAACGCAAAAGGAGCAAGCCTGGAAGCTGGTGGGCTCTCAACCCAGACAAGGAGAATGACAACGATGCACTCGCCAGCAGTCCTctgaagagacagaagaaaagCAAAAGGGAAGACGGGAAGAAGCCGAAGAAAATGGGAAAGGAGGTGGAATCCCGTGAGGAAGACTCCTCCAGTGTTATCGAGGAGGGCAGAAACCAAGCCGGGTTGCCGCAACAGCAAATGGACAAAAAGGCTGTTTCAAAATCTAGACAGAAAAGGGTCAAAGGTGACAGTCGACCAAACCAGAGGAAGCCCCAGACTGATAAAGACAGACGCAGGAGGCCACAGGAGGAGGCTACTTCTGCTCCACCCAATCagctggaagaggaagaggaggagaggatggcagTGGCGGCAGCAGGAGCAGACTCTGAACAGACCGGGTCAGAGCTACAGGTCAACATGTCATCAG AGGCACCTGCCGAGCCAGCACAGACCTCAAGTGATGACGAGGTGGTTAGCCGACCTGACGTCCCCCAGCCAAGGGGTAGAACACGGAGAGGCCCCAGTAACTGGTGGGAAGGCCAGCAGCTGCAGCCTCAGCCAGCTGAGGACATCATCCCGTCCCCTTCCCCACCACGCTCATTCCCAGAGCCCAGGCCACGAGTCGCGACCCCCGGCATGCCAGTGGGAGCACTCCACCAGAGGGCCGGGAAACTTGCCAGTGGCTCTCAGAAACCCTGCAACCATCTCAAGAAGAACCCTGTGAGGAGACAGGCAGGCACTCCAAAAACTCGCAAAGGCTCCTTGACTGCCTTTGGTGCCATATACACGTCGGGCAAAACTGCCGTCAGGAATACGGCCACTCGTAAGGTGCGTAAGAACTTGTTGAACTCCCTGGAGGACAGTAGCAGCAGGTCCATGGATGGCAGCAGTTACGATCGGCTGAACGGTGACCACGTAAACCAGGAAGCCTGTGACCGAGTTTCGAATTCCGTTGTCCTGGAGGCAGTCGTGCAACTGAAGAGTGGAGACCTGGTTCCTGCTTCAGACTGGCCCTCACAAAATCTAAG TGCTCCTGGTTTAAAAAGCGGACCTTCCTCAATGGTTGAACTTAGAAGctttgaggaggaagaggaccaAA TTGCAGCCTTGCCGTCAACCTTACGGGTCCCGATGGCTCTGTCAGAAGGAGACATCTGCGGGCCGTTGCTTCGACCTTTGACCCTGGTGCCCGATGACTGGCAGAACCTCACCTACTGGCTCAGACAAGTGTGGCGGACCAGTGTGAAAT ACGCTGGTCAGGTCGTCACTGCAGACCACTTCCACTGGTACACCCACGAGGGCAGAGCCCTCGGCCACAAGTTTGACCTGCAGTGCACAACGTATGCCAACGGCAAGCTGCTCCTGGGCTCGTACATGAGGAAGCCAGCGCAAGTGGACCAGCACACGACAACA GTTTTTAATGTATATACAAGTTCTGTGCGTGTTCAAATCAAGGATCTCAGATCTGACTACAACCCTGGCCAAGCATTCGTGGTCCCTCGGG GACAGTCATACAGCATTCGCAATCTGACTCCAGTGCCAGCGATTCTGTGGTATCATCGGATGTTTGCAGATCTAACAGAGGACTCCTAA